From a single Lewinella sp. LCG006 genomic region:
- a CDS encoding NUDIX domain-containing protein has protein sequence MKGLKRTAVMVVLRCGTQFLLLKRANEPNRGLYVPVGGKVDPYEDPYQTGLREVEEETGIKLQQLCYMGSLVETSPVEYNWWCSIYMADIPWQEAPPCDEGELEWIDFSALETLATPATDWHIYQYMAREQAFAMRAMYDENLQLTFMEEEIEGKILV, from the coding sequence ATGAAAGGATTAAAACGAACAGCAGTCATGGTGGTCTTGCGTTGCGGAACGCAGTTTTTGTTGCTCAAGCGAGCCAACGAACCCAACCGCGGACTTTACGTACCGGTGGGAGGAAAGGTCGACCCCTACGAAGACCCCTACCAAACCGGCTTGCGAGAAGTAGAAGAAGAGACCGGCATCAAGCTGCAACAATTGTGCTACATGGGCTCCTTAGTGGAAACCTCGCCCGTGGAATACAATTGGTGGTGCAGCATTTATATGGCAGATATTCCGTGGCAGGAAGCTCCACCCTGCGATGAAGGGGAGCTGGAATGGATAGACTTTTCCGCTTTGGAAACACTGGCAACCCCAGCTACCGACTGGCACATCTATCAATACATGGCCCGTGAACAAGCCTTCGCCATGCGGGCCATGTATGACGAAAATCTACAGCTGACCTTTATGGAAGAGGAGATAGAGGGGAAGATTTTGGTTTAA
- the dcd gene encoding dCTP deaminase: protein MILSDIKILEAIDNGEIVIEPFDRSCLGTNSYDVHLGKWLAHYKDHILDAKKHNEIEHFEIPEEGFVLHPNTLYLGVTLEYTETHATVPFLEGKSSVGRLGIDIHATAGKGDVGFCNTWTLEISCTHPVRVYAGMPIGQLIYFMVDGDIENYYNKKDNAKYNTRTIKPVESMMWKNKF, encoded by the coding sequence ATGATTCTCAGCGATATCAAGATACTGGAAGCCATTGACAACGGAGAAATTGTCATCGAACCCTTCGACCGTAGCTGCTTGGGTACCAACTCCTACGACGTGCACCTCGGCAAGTGGTTGGCTCACTACAAAGATCATATCCTCGACGCAAAAAAGCACAACGAAATCGAGCACTTTGAGATCCCCGAAGAAGGTTTTGTACTCCACCCCAACACCCTCTACCTTGGCGTCACGCTCGAATATACCGAAACCCACGCTACCGTCCCTTTCCTCGAAGGCAAGAGCAGTGTAGGCCGCCTAGGCATCGATATCCACGCCACAGCTGGCAAGGGCGACGTAGGTTTTTGCAATACCTGGACCCTCGAAATCTCCTGTACCCACCCGGTAAGGGTTTACGCAGGAATGCCGATAGGTCAGCTGATTTACTTCATGGTCGACGGCGATATCGAAAATTACTACAACAAAAAAGACAACGCTAAATACAACACCCGTACCATCAAACCCGTGGAGAGTATGATGTGGAAGAATAAGTTTTAA
- a CDS encoding phosphodiester glycosidase family protein, translating into MRKNKIIGLVLILIALAIIAISWSSSKDTSAPKPIDDPQILSYVIDLEEDPLVFYSTDESGEYFENHGRLKQWLAEKNKKLIFAMNGGMYLPDLSPQGLYIEDGIKKKQIDRQHKGYGNFYLYPNGIFYITDDHRAFVVSTENYVEKENHRYATQSGPMLLVNGEIHPKFNEGSTNLHIRNGVGVLPTGQVLFAMSKEKINFFHFAQFFQKHGCQNALYLDGFVSRTYLPGKNWVQEDGRYGIIIAQVE; encoded by the coding sequence ATGAGAAAAAACAAAATAATCGGACTTGTTTTAATACTGATAGCCCTAGCAATCATTGCAATAAGTTGGTCTAGTTCAAAAGATACATCTGCTCCTAAACCCATTGATGATCCGCAAATATTGAGCTATGTAATAGACTTGGAAGAAGACCCATTGGTCTTTTATTCCACCGATGAATCGGGCGAATATTTCGAGAATCATGGCCGCCTGAAACAGTGGCTTGCCGAGAAGAATAAAAAATTAATTTTTGCCATGAATGGCGGAATGTACCTGCCTGACCTGTCGCCACAGGGCTTGTATATAGAAGACGGTATCAAGAAAAAGCAGATAGACCGACAGCATAAAGGTTATGGCAATTTCTACCTGTATCCTAATGGAATCTTTTACATCACGGACGACCATCGCGCTTTTGTAGTAAGCACCGAAAACTACGTGGAAAAAGAAAACCACAGGTACGCCACCCAATCGGGGCCAATGCTGTTGGTCAACGGAGAGATTCATCCAAAATTTAACGAGGGGTCTACCAATCTCCACATCAGGAACGGGGTAGGGGTTTTGCCCACTGGGCAAGTGTTATTTGCGATGTCTAAAGAGAAGATCAATTTTTTCCATTTCGCCCAATTCTTCCAGAAACATGGTTGTCAAAATGCGTTGTACCTCGACGGGTTTGTCTCTCGCACCTACCTGCCTGGTAAAAATTGGGTGCAAGAAGATGGGAGGTACGGAATCATTATCGCTCAGGTAGAGTGA
- a CDS encoding DEAD/DEAH box helicase yields MISPLKNKEQILAKLGITELNTMQEEAQLAIEHANDLVLLSPTGSGKTLAFLLPLIGMLNPESEEVQALILVPSRELAIQIEQVAREMGTGYKTNAVYGGRPIAKDRAELQKLPAILIGTPGRVADHLRRRSFRTKELHYLVLDEFDKSLEVGFEEEMSEIVNLLSHLKKRILTSATPAVEIPDFIQLNKPAKIDFLGDGVVNLDIRSIISPTKDKLQTLGAALRHLGKQPGIIFCNYKASIDRVSEYLNELGVPHALFHGGLEQRDRERSLIKFRNGSHQLLLATDLAARGIDVPEIKFIIHYHLPHRAEEFTHRNGRTARMHKEGTAYVLHWEGEELPDFIGELPEQILNEAPLPEAVDWTTVFVSGGRGDKISKGDIAGFFFKQGRMPKDCVGNIELKQDCAFVAVRRNKLKQLIELTDNTHLKKRKVRVYEV; encoded by the coding sequence ATGATAAGTCCATTGAAGAACAAGGAGCAGATACTAGCGAAGCTGGGGATCACGGAATTGAACACCATGCAAGAGGAGGCCCAGCTGGCCATTGAGCATGCTAACGACCTGGTCTTGCTATCCCCGACGGGGAGTGGTAAGACATTGGCGTTTTTGCTGCCGCTGATCGGCATGTTGAACCCTGAAAGCGAAGAGGTACAGGCGCTGATTTTGGTGCCTTCCCGAGAACTGGCGATCCAGATTGAGCAGGTGGCCCGCGAAATGGGGACGGGCTACAAGACCAATGCCGTTTACGGTGGTCGCCCCATTGCCAAAGATCGGGCGGAATTGCAAAAGCTGCCGGCGATCTTGATCGGTACGCCGGGGCGGGTGGCCGATCATTTGCGGCGACGTAGCTTCCGTACCAAAGAACTCCACTACCTGGTATTGGACGAATTTGACAAATCACTTGAGGTGGGCTTTGAGGAAGAGATGAGTGAGATTGTGAATTTGCTTTCGCATCTCAAGAAGCGCATCCTCACTTCGGCAACTCCGGCCGTAGAGATTCCTGATTTTATTCAGCTGAATAAGCCCGCAAAGATAGATTTTCTGGGAGATGGGGTCGTAAATCTGGACATCAGGAGCATCATCTCGCCGACCAAAGACAAGCTCCAGACGCTGGGTGCAGCACTCCGCCACCTGGGCAAGCAGCCAGGGATCATTTTCTGCAATTACAAGGCCAGCATTGATCGTGTTAGTGAATATTTGAATGAGTTGGGGGTCCCCCACGCCCTTTTTCACGGCGGCTTGGAGCAACGGGATCGCGAACGCTCGCTGATCAAATTCCGTAATGGCAGTCATCAGCTGCTGCTAGCGACGGACCTCGCTGCGCGTGGTATTGATGTGCCGGAGATCAAGTTCATCATCCATTACCATCTGCCGCACCGGGCGGAAGAATTTACCCACCGGAATGGTCGTACCGCCCGGATGCACAAGGAAGGTACCGCCTACGTACTTCACTGGGAAGGCGAAGAACTACCTGACTTCATCGGCGAGCTGCCTGAGCAAATCCTCAACGAAGCCCCGCTGCCCGAAGCGGTAGACTGGACAACTGTATTCGTTTCCGGTGGCCGTGGCGATAAAATCTCTAAAGGCGACATCGCCGGCTTTTTCTTCAAGCAGGGCCGGATGCCCAAAGATTGCGTCGGTAACATTGAGCTGAAACAAGATTGTGCCTTCGTGGCCGTCCGCCGCAACAAACTCAAACAACTGATCGAACTGACCGACAACACCCACCTAAAGAAACGGAAGGTGAGGGTGTATGAGGTGTAG
- a CDS encoding transposase — protein sequence MKSTNKVNRPKRRRNYSETFKKARVKDYEEGTFSVAQMGRLYSIHVNILYRWISKYSAYDQQKAIIVEVPNSQTEKVKLLEKRVAELERSLGQKQIKLDYYESFIEELREAGIDVEKKSGFTTPLSGSCRNTDQK from the coding sequence ATGAAGTCAACGAATAAGGTTAATCGGCCCAAAAGGCGTCGTAATTACAGTGAAACCTTTAAAAAAGCGCGAGTTAAGGACTACGAAGAAGGTACCTTTAGCGTGGCCCAGATGGGTCGTTTATACAGCATCCATGTAAATATTCTGTACCGCTGGATAAGTAAGTACAGCGCGTACGATCAACAAAAAGCGATAATAGTGGAAGTACCAAATTCCCAGACGGAGAAGGTTAAATTGCTGGAAAAGCGGGTGGCTGAACTAGAACGTTCTCTAGGTCAAAAACAAATTAAATTGGACTACTATGAGAGCTTTATAGAGGAGCTTCGTGAAGCAGGAATAGATGTTGAAAAAAAAAGTGGTTTTACGACTCCCTTGTCCGGCTCTTGTCGAAATACAGATCAGAAATGA
- a CDS encoding transposase, whose product MKSPSNEQVYTALGTSRQSLSQYLRRRADYQDGVYSAEAMLLTHRADHGGLGLEKAYYMIQPEGLGRDAFIREMTLLGHSLERKRSYIRTTKSGGLRYPNLVKLLTIIGLNRVWQSDTTYYRLEDKYYYLTFIIDVYSRLIVGYSVSDNLRARANIEALKMALRLRRGMDLSELIFHSDGGSQYRSNDFIEVLRSRGISSSMCITALDNAYAEKLNDVIKNEYLEHWPIRDYRALRRYVKRAVENYNKVRHHSQLPLRIAPLGFECYLEESKGQRPPSLLIRDGEAKELEYQPMAAQNLTYPSSGAFDGTSQILPAFVKLGLPKEDGQLALSF is encoded by the coding sequence ATGAAGAGTCCAAGTAATGAACAAGTATATACTGCACTAGGTACTTCGCGTCAATCGCTGTCGCAATATTTACGTCGGCGAGCGGATTATCAGGACGGGGTGTATTCAGCGGAAGCAATGCTGTTGACACACCGTGCAGATCACGGAGGTTTGGGTCTTGAAAAGGCCTACTATATGATCCAGCCAGAAGGACTAGGTCGCGATGCATTTATTCGAGAGATGACTCTATTGGGTCATTCGCTGGAACGAAAAAGGAGCTACATTAGAACTACGAAGAGTGGTGGTTTACGGTATCCTAATTTAGTTAAGTTGCTTACTATCATAGGTTTAAACCGAGTTTGGCAATCGGATACGACTTACTATCGCCTAGAGGACAAGTATTACTATCTGACGTTTATCATAGATGTGTATTCCCGGCTTATAGTGGGCTATAGCGTAAGTGATAACCTCCGAGCTAGAGCAAACATAGAGGCTCTGAAAATGGCCTTGCGGTTGCGTCGTGGTATGGATTTGAGTGAACTGATCTTCCACAGTGACGGGGGCTCCCAGTATCGCAGCAATGACTTTATAGAAGTATTGAGATCACGAGGAATCAGCTCTAGCATGTGCATTACAGCATTGGACAATGCGTACGCAGAGAAGCTCAATGATGTGATCAAGAATGAATACCTTGAGCACTGGCCAATCAGAGATTATAGAGCACTGAGAAGGTACGTGAAGAGGGCTGTAGAGAACTACAACAAAGTGCGTCACCATAGTCAGTTACCGCTGCGAATTGCACCTTTGGGATTTGAATGTTATCTTGAGGAGAGTAAGGGGCAAAGACCACCATCGTTGTTGATACGAGACGGCGAAGCAAAAGAGTTGGAATACCAGCCAATGGCGGCTCAGAATCTGACTTATCCCAGTAGCGGAGCTTTTGATGGGACAAGTCAGATTCTGCCCGCATTTGTTAAGCTTGGTTTGCCAAAAGAAGATGGACAACTAGCACTCAGCTTTTAA